The Vallitalea okinawensis genome window below encodes:
- a CDS encoding helix-turn-helix domain-containing protein, producing the protein MNKKIPYIENPSNDIKVKKVRRSNTMYIHQHKYFEMVYFYSGSGTLIINETEYPLQRGHLLFFNIGDAHAVNAEGEIETVNIAIPPDFIDYNLINSQNMLDFLSISAFNEFNIYIDGISPVMQFKGRDLVDLEHLLNSIIDESVDQDKGYKTILQAYIKIIFIIIFRHLSKNNRSHIQNELSTFLPQVISYVEKHYKEPITIKDIAANNFYNPSYLSKIFKECYGESLTNYINNKRINDSLELLKNSTYSIENIATEVGYSDKKQFYRMFKKYMSITPGSYRDK; encoded by the coding sequence ATGAATAAGAAAATTCCTTATATTGAAAACCCATCTAATGATATAAAGGTAAAGAAAGTTCGTCGTTCTAATACTATGTACATTCATCAGCATAAATATTTTGAGATGGTTTATTTTTATAGTGGTAGTGGTACCCTTATCATTAACGAAACTGAATATCCTTTACAAAGAGGTCATCTTCTATTCTTTAATATTGGTGATGCCCATGCTGTTAATGCTGAGGGTGAAATTGAGACTGTGAATATTGCCATACCACCTGATTTTATAGATTATAATCTGATAAATAGTCAAAATATGCTTGATTTCCTATCTATTAGCGCTTTTAATGAGTTTAACATATATATAGATGGAATCTCCCCGGTCATGCAATTTAAAGGAAGAGATCTTGTGGACTTAGAGCATCTACTCAATTCAATAATAGATGAAAGTGTTGATCAAGATAAGGGGTATAAGACAATATTGCAAGCCTATATTAAAATCATATTTATAATAATTTTTAGACATTTAAGTAAAAATAATAGAAGTCACATCCAGAATGAATTGTCAACCTTTTTACCACAAGTCATTAGCTATGTTGAAAAGCACTATAAAGAACCTATAACCATAAAGGATATCGCAGCCAATAATTTTTATAATCCTTCATATCTAAGCAAAATCTTTAAAGAATGTTATGGTGAAAGTTTAACAAACTATATCAATAATAAACGTATCAATGATAGTCTAGAATTACTTAAAAATAGCACCTATAGTATAGAGAACATAGCTACAGAGGTTGGTTATTCCGATAAAAAACAATTCTATAGAATGTTCAAAAAATATATGTCTATAACCCCTGGTTCTTACAGAGATAAATAG